From Candidatus Neomarinimicrobiota bacterium, a single genomic window includes:
- the mrdA gene encoding penicillin-binding protein 2 → MLKSEIYVTTGKRNVVYGVAAALFALLITKFFILQIYRYDKFFELSEYNRVRPITTYAPRGKVLDKYGNILVANRSVYTISIIRDEIVDKDRELKIVASYLEMNSAEVIENLNKYYRGRFLPARIARDVPIERLSLVEEHKNQLPGVIYSEFPVRYYPKLERVRASHLLGYLREIARSELDGPDYLPGDFIGAQGIEKEFESVLRGKKGTYFQQVDAYGRQVGTVKERPPIPAVPGEDIHLTVDGNLQGNIEYIMEGKIGSAIVLDAVKGQVLAMVSKPDYQLEDFAGFMEPEVWRKYTGDGNKPLFNRAVQGIYPPGSAMKLITTITALEEGLVNPGWTVSCSGTYHYGDRFYGCWKEEGHGVVNLSRAIVESCNIYFYQLVQRIKLDSWHRYAMMFGFGQKTGVEVTEEYGGTVPNTVFMDGKYGKRGWTKGHLLNIAIGQGDILVTPLQMAHFAALLAARGEIPKLTLIQAESESKIREIRDRLFLKQSTWSRIRRLMFDVVNSPDGTAYSPGFVASDVNFFGKTGSAQNPLGDLHAWFIGFAEKGDQKIALVVLVEHGGKGGTAAAPLAARIVREYFQDKKDQLTFR, encoded by the coding sequence TCAAATCTATCGGTACGACAAATTCTTTGAGCTGTCAGAATATAATCGCGTCCGTCCCATCACCACCTATGCTCCTCGAGGGAAAGTTCTAGACAAGTACGGGAATATTCTGGTAGCGAATCGGTCAGTTTACACTATTTCTATTATCAGGGATGAAATAGTTGATAAAGATCGGGAGTTGAAGATTGTTGCCAGCTATCTCGAAATGAACAGTGCCGAAGTAATTGAGAATCTTAATAAATACTATAGAGGCCGCTTCCTCCCGGCTCGCATCGCACGCGATGTCCCCATAGAAAGATTAAGTCTGGTAGAAGAACACAAGAATCAGCTCCCCGGCGTTATCTATTCTGAATTCCCCGTCCGTTATTATCCTAAACTGGAAAGAGTTAGAGCTTCTCACCTGCTCGGTTATCTACGCGAGATTGCCCGCAGTGAACTTGATGGTCCGGACTATTTGCCTGGCGATTTTATCGGTGCTCAGGGAATAGAGAAAGAGTTCGAATCTGTACTCCGCGGGAAGAAAGGCACCTATTTTCAACAGGTGGATGCGTACGGCAGACAAGTCGGTACGGTCAAAGAAAGACCGCCTATTCCAGCGGTACCCGGCGAAGATATCCATCTGACTGTTGACGGAAATCTCCAAGGTAATATTGAATATATCATGGAGGGCAAGATTGGGTCGGCAATTGTTCTTGATGCTGTGAAGGGTCAAGTGTTGGCTATGGTGAGTAAGCCGGACTATCAACTGGAGGATTTCGCTGGTTTTATGGAACCTGAGGTGTGGAGAAAATACACCGGGGACGGCAACAAACCGCTCTTTAATAGAGCCGTACAGGGTATATATCCTCCCGGTTCAGCTATGAAGCTCATTACTACTATTACTGCTCTTGAGGAAGGATTGGTTAATCCCGGCTGGACCGTTTCCTGTTCAGGAACTTATCACTACGGTGATCGATTTTACGGCTGTTGGAAAGAGGAAGGCCACGGAGTCGTGAATCTATCGAGAGCGATAGTAGAATCTTGTAACATTTACTTCTATCAGCTTGTTCAGCGCATTAAGCTCGATTCATGGCATCGTTACGCAATGATGTTTGGTTTTGGTCAAAAGACAGGGGTTGAGGTAACAGAAGAATATGGCGGTACCGTTCCTAATACCGTTTTCATGGACGGGAAATATGGGAAACGTGGCTGGACAAAAGGGCATCTCCTGAATATAGCCATCGGTCAGGGTGATATCCTGGTAACCCCGCTTCAGATGGCGCATTTTGCGGCATTGTTGGCCGCCAGGGGCGAAATCCCAAAGCTGACACTTATTCAAGCAGAGAGTGAATCAAAAATCAGGGAGATACGCGATCGTCTGTTTCTTAAACAATCTACTTGGTCAAGGATTCGCCGCTTGATGTTTGATGTAGTAAACAGCCCTGATGGAACAGCATACAGTCCGGGTTTTGTTGCTTCAGATGTCAATTTCTTTGGTAAAACGGGATCGGCGCAGAACCCCCTTGGTGACTTGCACGCCTGGTTTATAGGATTTGCTGAAAAAGGTGATCAGAAGATTGCTCTTGTGGTTCTGGTGGAGCACGGGGGTAAAGGTGGTACTGCCGCCGCGCCTCTTGCCGCTCGTATCGTCCGCGAATACTTCCAAGATAAAAAGGATCAATTGACATTTAGATGA